AAAATTTATTAAGAAACTGATGCTTTTTGCCTCTTATTGACTAGGCTAAGATGTCCTGTTCGTCATGAAACATTTCTTATCACACCTCTGTCTTTCAAAATGGATTAGCGGGTTATATCCGATCTCCAGTCTATATTGGGAAAGGAGTAATTTCCAGGGAAGCCTTTAGGATCCAGCGAGATTCCTCGGCGTTCTAGTAAACTGCCCTCGGCTAGGAACAGTCTAACCAGTGCAATTCGGTAACTGATAATCGCTTCCGCTTCTGCAATTTGGCTGGCGAGTAAGTCCCGTTGGGCCTGGGCGACCAGCAGGGCCGTACTGGATCCCACGTTGAAACGCTCTTTTTCGGCGTTCAATGTTTCTTCCTGAAGGATGCGGGTTGCCCTGCTCGCCGATATCTGCTGGCGGGCTCGCTCCAATTCATTGATGGCAAGCTTCACATCGAGCTGGACCAATTGCCGGAGGTTGGCCACCGCTTCGGCGGCCTGACGCCTGGACGCCCGGGCCGCCAGGTCTCTCCCTTCAGCCGCCCGGTTTCTAATGAACTGGCTGAATCGTATTCCAGCGGCGACGTCGTAGGTATTTCCGTCCAGCTCACGGAATGAATCTGAGAAGGTATCGGCAAAACCCGTTTTTCCCAACGTCATGAACAGTTCCAACCGCGGCAACAGGCCGTTGCGGGTCACGATCGTTACCAGACGGTTCTGGTTCAGCCGGACGACGGCCTCCCTCAAGTCCGGACGGAATCGTTCAGCGAGCTGAAGGCGGTCCGCCAAATCCGTGACCGGTTCCGGGTCGGTACCGGGTTGGCTGATCGGATTGATCCTGAGGTCCACGGGGCCGGTCAGGTCGGAGCTGATGTGCCGTAGAAGTCTCAGGCGGTTTTCCTCCAGTAGGCTTCGTGCGTCGATGAGGTCCTGCCCCCGCCTGGAGACCTCGGCGCGGGCGGCTGCCGCCTCCACCGCCGGAAGCGTTCCGACCTCGATGTGTAGCTCCACTTCATCCCGTTGCTGCCGTGCGACGGCCAGCGATTGTTCAAAGATCTCGATTTCCTGGTTGGCGAGCAGGTAGTTCCAATAGGCAATTTCCGTATTCCCCAAAAGGGTCTCGGTGAAACCCCTCAGCTCGTAAAGACTGGCGAGGGTCTCGAGGTCTGCCTGGCGTATACTGACCAGATTGACCGCCGGCCCGAATCCCTGTAACAGGGATTGGGTGAGGCTGAGGCCGACCCTGGCGGATTCCTGCTCGGGCGTGCGGTCGGAGAGACTGCGGCGATGGTCGATGGTGGCCTCAAGGGTTGTTCCGGTGGGTAGTTTCTGACGAAGTCCGGCAGAGGAAACGGTATCGCTTCCTTCCACATTGAACTGGGTTCCGGTGGATCGGGCCGTTTCGCTCGACCTTTCCTCAACATACTCCAGCCCCACAAATACCTCCGGGTCGTATTCTCCCCGTTCGATCTGCTCGAAAGTTCCGGCAATGACGGGATTGATCTGTTGCACGTGCAGGTCACGGTTGTTCTGTATGGCCAGCATGACTGCCTGTTCGATGGATAGGTCCACCGGTCCGTTCTCTGAAACGGTAAATAAAGGCTCCGCGTTGTTCATCCGGGGCTGGGGTATTTCCGTTATACTGACATCATAATCAGCCTCCATAGGGGGGGTTGGAAGCAAGCTTATGTGGGTGTCCTTTTCCCCCAGCAGGGCACAACCCACGGTCAGTAAAACGGGAAGAACCGGCAACACGCAAGTTACTAATTTGCTCCGGCCATAAAACTTCATTTGTGTTGAGCCCTTGGTTCGGGATGGAATAATGAATAAACGGCGGGAATGAGGACCAGCGTAATCAGCGTCGACCCTGTGAGTCCTCCGATGACCGCGCGTGCCAGGGGGGCCTGGGCGTCTGCGCCTTCCCCGATGCCCAGGGCCAGGGGCAGTAAGGCAAGGATGGTGGTCAGCGTCGTCATCAGAATCGGGCGAAGCCGGCGCCGTCCCGCTTCGGCGACCGCTTCCCGCGTGCCCATTCCCCGCTGACACAGTTGGCCGGCCTGATCCACCAGGAGAATGGCGTTGTTGACCACGATACCGCCCAGCATGATGCAGCCGATGTACGACTGGACGTTGAGGGTCGTATTCGTCAGGAACAGAATCAGCAGGACGCCGATTGCCGCCAGGGGAACGGATGCCATGACGATCAAGGGATTGCGCAGGGATTCGTACTGACAGGCCAGGACCATGTACACCAGCACCAGCGCCAGCATCAGCGACGTGATCAGTTCCGAGAACGATTTTTGCTGTTCTTCGAAATTTCCGGCAACCCTCAGATCATATCCCACGGGACGCGGAATTTGATTCAACCGGTCTTGGACGTCCGCGGCCACGGAGCCCATGTCCCGTCCCGCGATATTGGCGGTGACGGTTACCACCCGCTGCTGATTTTTACGGTCGATCAGGATCGGCCCGCGGGTTGTTTCGGTGGTCACGATGCTGCGGAGCGTTACCTGTTCTCCGGACGGTGTGGTCAGGGCCAGGTCAAGAACCTCGTCCAGGGATTTTTTTTCCGCATCTTTGAGCTGCACCAGGATGCGGTAAGAGTTTCCCTGGGACCTGTACTCCCCGACTTTCGAGCCGGCAATCGCGGTTTCTAAGACTTCCGTGACGTCCCGCACGCTCAGGCCCACATCCGCCACCTTGTCCCGGTCCACGCGGATTTCTTGCTGGGGAATGCCGGACTCCCGGCTGATATCGATGTCGGTGATTCCCGGCACATCGGAGACGGACCCGGCCGTCTGCCGGGCCAGGACGTCCAGCGTGTCGAGGTCGAATCCGCGAATCTCGATGGCCAGTCCTTCGTCGCCGCCCAGAAGGCGCTCCAACAGAAATTGTCCCTGGGGGGCGCGGGTGCGAACTTCCATTCCGGGAATATTGCCGGAGAGACGGCGCCGCAGGTCCTCGGCGATTTCCACGTTGGACCGTTCCCTTTGGACCACGGGTTCAAGGGAGAGGCGGATTTCGCCCTGTGCCCCCGAATCGGGCCGCCATCCCGACGCCCCCACGCTGACCACGGAGGCCATCGCTTCCGGTACATTGGCCCGGATAATTTCTTCCATGAGGCGTGTCTGCTCGTCCACCAGTTCAAGCCGTGTGCCGATTTCCATCTCGCCCGTCACCCGGACCTCCCCCTCATCGGTGGGGGGAAGAAATTCCGTCCCGATCATGGGCAGCAGAAGCAGGCTTGCACCCAGGAGCCCCGCGGCGCCTGCAACCGTCAGCATCCGGTGACGAAGCACCTTCTGCAAGAGATCGCGGTAATTGTTTTCAAGGCTCCTGAAAAAGGCCTGCGCGGCGGCGGCCCATCGGTCTATCCAGTGCGCCGATTTCTCATCGGCCTTCTCCTGTGATTTCAGGAATCGGGAGGCCAGCATCGGCACCAGACTCAAGGCCACCAGCAGAGAGCAGATCAGTGAAAAAATGATCACGTAGGCGAGTTCCTGAAAAAGGAGACCGGATACGCCTTGAATGAAGATCAGGGGGAGAAAGATCACCAGTGTCGTAATGGTGCTGGCGATGATGGCCGGTCCGACTTCACGGGTTCCTTCCACGGCGGCGGTTTCCGGCCGTTCGCGGTCCTCATCACGTTTCCGGAAGATGTTTTCCAAAACCACGATGGAACTGTCCACCATCATGCCGACGCCCAGCGCCAGACCCCCCAGTGTCATCAGATTCAGTGTGAAGCCACCCAGATAAATCAGGGAAAAGGTTGCGATCACGGATATGGGGATCGCCAGGGCGATGACCACTGTGCTTCGAAGGCTTCGCATGAAGAAAAGCAGGACCAGGACGGCCAGCCCGCCGCCGTACAGAACCGATTGGGTGACATTGGCGATGGACCGCTCGATAAAATTGCCCTGGTTGATGACCGGAAAGATCTTAATCTGCGGAAGGGCTTCATTGGTCGCGTCGATTTCGGCGAGCACGCGCCGGGAAACTTCGACGGTATTGGCGTCGGCCTGCTTTCGAATCGCCACCCGGAGGCCGCGTTCCCCGTTGACACGGACGATTCGCGTCAGCTTTTCATAGGTGTCGTGGACCTCGGCGATTTGGCCGAGGGTCACGACCGCGCCGTTGCGCTGGACGACGACCGTGTTCCGGATTTGGTCGAGATTCGCAAACTCGGCCGCCGCCCGGAGCGTGACCTCATACCTGCCCTGTTCGATCCGTCCGGCGGGAAGATCCAGATTGGCGTCTTCGATCGCCGCGAGGACACGGTCGAGGGGCAAATTCAACGCCTTGACCCGTTCGGGGTCCAGCTCGATCCGGACCTCTCTGTCATAGCCTCCCCAGAGGTCGACCTGGGCGACCCCAGGAATGTGGGCGAAGCGGTAGCGGATCTGGTCTTCGATCAACTGGGTGAGTTCGACAGGATCCAATTTGCTGGAGATGCCCAGCAGAACCACCGGAAAGCTGGCGACATCGAATTTACTGACCCGCGGCCGTACGATGTCATCCGGCAACTCGCTGATCTCATCCTCCAGTTGGGCCTGAACGTCAAGTGCGGCCGTGTCGATGTCGGTCCCCCAGACGAACCGGACGCGCACCGTGCTGTTCCCTTCGGAGGAGAGGGAGGTCATTTCTTCCACGCCGGGCACGGTTCCGATGATCTCTTCGATGATCTGGGTGACCAAACGCTCCATGACTTCCGGGCTGGCCCCTTCATACTGTGTACGGACGGTGAGCGTGGGAAGCTCGATACTGGGGAGCATGTCGATCTTCAGACGGCTTAAAGAAAACACGCCGATGACCACAACCATCAGTGTCACCATGGTGACGAAAATCGGACGCTTTACACTGAAACTCGGTAATCTCATTCGCTGCCTGGTCCTTTGCCGGAGGGATTGTTCCGGTTCAGTTCCGCGGCAATGCTCACCGGGGAACCGTCATCCACCAGTTGCTGTCCCAGCGTGACGACCTTTCCGGACAGTCCCTCGCCCTCTACCTGCACCCGCTCTCCTTCCCGGATCCCGACGTTCACTTCACGCCATACAACGGTTTGGTCGTTTTCATGAACGACAAATACCCCGGTCCGGTTACCCCGTGTGGTCAGGGCCTTTTCCGGGACGATCGTGGCTTCGGCGATCCGACCCAGGATGATCGTCGCACGGATGAACATGCCGGGCTTGAGCCGGTCTCGTTGATTCTGAATCGTCATTTCCACTCTTGCCTGCCGGGTATTTTGTTGAAAGACCGGTGCGATCCGGTTGATCCGGCCCTCGAACCGCTCCCCCGGAAAGGCGTCGGTGGTCAACGAGGCGGGTTGACCTTGCCCCAAACGGACATAGTCTTTTTCCGTGACGAAGATTACCCCGGTGATGGGGTTCAACTCGACAATGGAGAGGAGGGGTGCGTTGGCGGATACGGTTCCGCCTTCATCCACATGGCGTTCGGCCACAACCCGGTGATCGTCCCCGCCCGACCAGTCTGCGTTAATCTTGGTATACCCCAGCCGGATGTTGGCCGTTTCCAGGGATGCCTGTGCTCTGACCACCTGGGCTTCAGCGACTTCCAGTTGAGACTGCTTTGCGAGGTGGTTATTTTGGGCGGCATCGAATTGTGATTCGGAGGCCACGCCCCGTTTGAAAAGGGTTTCGACACGTTTTGAATCCCGGATCGCGATTTCCAGTGCGCTCTTTGCCTCGGCGAGATTGGCCCGGGCCACCGCCAGATCGGCTTTTGCCTGGGCCACGGCCTGCACATACTCATCATCATCAAGCTCCGCCACGACCTGGCCCCGCCTGACGGTATCGCCCAAATCAGCCGCAAGGCGCGCGATCCGCCCGCTGATCTTGGGAGCGACAACGAATTTCGCGGGGGCCTCCAGCGTTCCGCTGAAGGTCCGGCGCAGCTCGATGGGCCCCCGCCGGATTTCCGCCACTTCGACCGGTGCGGGCGGTGAACCTACGCCCTTTTCTCCCGACCCTCCCTGTTCCTGGGTGCGACTGACGACCACCCAGATGAGTCCGATGACGGCGAGGATCAAGACTCCAACCAATGATAGGGTACGTTTGTTTAAATTCATAAACGATGATTGCTTTTCCAGCAGGGTGTTGAAAAAGGTTGTATTTTTTCAATAGGTCGTCATTCCCGCGAAACTTTTCCCCGTATGCTTAAATCGGGGAGCGGGAATCCAGAAATTGTTGATTTTAAAGAGCCTGGATTCCCGATAAAACCATTCGG
This portion of the Nitrospiria bacterium genome encodes:
- a CDS encoding efflux RND transporter periplasmic adaptor subunit gives rise to the protein MILAVIGLIWVVVSRTQEQGGSGEKGVGSPPAPVEVAEIRRGPIELRRTFSGTLEAPAKFVVAPKISGRIARLAADLGDTVRRGQVVAELDDDEYVQAVAQAKADLAVARANLAEAKSALEIAIRDSKRVETLFKRGVASESQFDAAQNNHLAKQSQLEVAEAQVVRAQASLETANIRLGYTKINADWSGGDDHRVVAERHVDEGGTVSANAPLLSIVELNPITGVIFVTEKDYVRLGQGQPASLTTDAFPGERFEGRINRIAPVFQQNTRQARVEMTIQNQRDRLKPGMFIRATIILGRIAEATIVPEKALTTRGNRTGVFVVHENDQTVVWREVNVGIREGERVQVEGEGLSGKVVTLGQQLVDDGSPVSIAAELNRNNPSGKGPGSE
- a CDS encoding TolC family protein; the encoded protein is MKFYGRSKLVTCVLPVLPVLLTVGCALLGEKDTHISLLPTPPMEADYDVSITEIPQPRMNNAEPLFTVSENGPVDLSIEQAVMLAIQNNRDLHVQQINPVIAGTFEQIERGEYDPEVFVGLEYVEERSSETARSTGTQFNVEGSDTVSSAGLRQKLPTGTTLEATIDHRRSLSDRTPEQESARVGLSLTQSLLQGFGPAVNLVSIRQADLETLASLYELRGFTETLLGNTEIAYWNYLLANQEIEIFEQSLAVARQQRDEVELHIEVGTLPAVEAAAARAEVSRRGQDLIDARSLLEENRLRLLRHISSDLTGPVDLRINPISQPGTDPEPVTDLADRLQLAERFRPDLREAVVRLNQNRLVTIVTRNGLLPRLELFMTLGKTGFADTFSDSFRELDGNTYDVAAGIRFSQFIRNRAAEGRDLAARASRRQAAEAVANLRQLVQLDVKLAINELERARQQISASRATRILQEETLNAEKERFNVGSSTALLVAQAQRDLLASQIAEAEAIISYRIALVRLFLAEGSLLERRGISLDPKGFPGNYSFPNIDWRSDITR
- a CDS encoding efflux RND transporter permease subunit, coding for MRLPSFSVKRPIFVTMVTLMVVVIGVFSLSRLKIDMLPSIELPTLTVRTQYEGASPEVMERLVTQIIEEIIGTVPGVEEMTSLSSEGNSTVRVRFVWGTDIDTAALDVQAQLEDEISELPDDIVRPRVSKFDVASFPVVLLGISSKLDPVELTQLIEDQIRYRFAHIPGVAQVDLWGGYDREVRIELDPERVKALNLPLDRVLAAIEDANLDLPAGRIEQGRYEVTLRAAAEFANLDQIRNTVVVQRNGAVVTLGQIAEVHDTYEKLTRIVRVNGERGLRVAIRKQADANTVEVSRRVLAEIDATNEALPQIKIFPVINQGNFIERSIANVTQSVLYGGGLAVLVLLFFMRSLRSTVVIALAIPISVIATFSLIYLGGFTLNLMTLGGLALGVGMMVDSSIVVLENIFRKRDEDRERPETAAVEGTREVGPAIIASTITTLVIFLPLIFIQGVSGLLFQELAYVIIFSLICSLLVALSLVPMLASRFLKSQEKADEKSAHWIDRWAAAAQAFFRSLENNYRDLLQKVLRHRMLTVAGAAGLLGASLLLLPMIGTEFLPPTDEGEVRVTGEMEIGTRLELVDEQTRLMEEIIRANVPEAMASVVSVGASGWRPDSGAQGEIRLSLEPVVQRERSNVEIAEDLRRRLSGNIPGMEVRTRAPQGQFLLERLLGGDEGLAIEIRGFDLDTLDVLARQTAGSVSDVPGITDIDISRESGIPQQEIRVDRDKVADVGLSVRDVTEVLETAIAGSKVGEYRSQGNSYRILVQLKDAEKKSLDEVLDLALTTPSGEQVTLRSIVTTETTRGPILIDRKNQQRVVTVTANIAGRDMGSVAADVQDRLNQIPRPVGYDLRVAGNFEEQQKSFSELITSLMLALVLVYMVLACQYESLRNPLIVMASVPLAAIGVLLILFLTNTTLNVQSYIGCIMLGGIVVNNAILLVDQAGQLCQRGMGTREAVAEAGRRRLRPILMTTLTTILALLPLALGIGEGADAQAPLARAVIGGLTGSTLITLVLIPAVYSLFHPEPRAQHK